agaaacataaaaaacaagatgGAAATGGACCCTGAACAGTtgaaaaatacagaaaggtCATGAGAGGACATTCTGTGCACTTGGTTCTTAGAAACCAGACATTATGTGTAATCATGAACAATGGCACATCATTGGTAGTTATCAAGTTCTTTTCCACATTGAGCTACAGACATTTTGCCAGTAATACATCTCAGCGATTTTTATGTCTGATATCATCCACAGAATGGGcacaatttgttgaaaattactACACTACCACATACAGGCATTATAATGTTTGGGGTACACGCCACACATGTAAGCAAAACACCTGGGCACATAAAATGCAATGTACATATATCACCAATGACATATTGATCAAAGATAAAATAGATATTACCACACCGCATGATaatcacattttcttcttttctcttccttttccaACAGATCATACTGGTATTTCATACCATATATTTGGTATAGTATTTCATACCATATATTTGGTATAGAAGGCAAGCACCATTAAATATATTTACAGCAAACATGTacacataaaaaacacaaagtTTCCATAAACTTTCTGATGAATTATTGAACAAAATGCTGGAATGATGCAAACACAGATTAGTCACAATTCATCATTTCTAGACAAATCTGCTGATGTTAAAGATAGTGACAgactaataacaataattatacaaCTTAATCCAATTGTTTAGTAATCAttacagtaccacaggaatatATGAAAACATGACAGCTTAGAAATGGAGATTATTCATGATTTGTTCTGACCAGGATCATGTAAGTGATTAGAAATACACAACTTTCACAATATTCTGCTCCAACTTTTCTTCACGCACAGAGAGTTGTTCATTTTAACCATATACTCTTCCAAATATTTTGCTGACAGGGTTTCAGAGCTGTGTTTAACTAGAAAAATACTTCATCAAAAGTGGGGATTCAGGAAAATACCCTAGCTACTGACTCTTTTATTCAAAGTAAATGACATGTATTAATCTTGAAGTCTCTCAAcaaattcttcaaaatatttctgagATTTTATGTGTTGTAAGTTCAAAGTTGTAATGCATAGTCAGTACTTTATCTTCTGAAAAGTATAATTTTGACTACAAAAAATACATCTGTGTACTTAAATTCTTGTTTATGTTTTAACACATTAGTGCAAATTTGCTTCTAACTTACAATATAAACCTTTCCATGTAGGCAGACTCCACAGAAGGGATGAACATCTTTCTACTTTAAAAGATCATGGTGGGCAAACCAACAATTTCATGGGACAATCAAAACGTATCAATTTTGGAAGAGTGTTGTCCGTTTAAAGACTACTGCAGCCTTGTCCACAGGGAAAGAAGATCCTctagaaaacaaattaaaatactTTTCAAAACACctttgagatttaaaaaaaaaatgtattgatcAGACATAAAGGTGTGTGATTTTTTGCATATTGTTAGATCTCTGAACTTTGACACTTTGTGAGCAGAGTTTGAGACTAGGCTGTCAAGGGAGGTGGGTTGGTTACTGATAATGACCAGGACCTATCAGTAGAAGGCAGGGTTGGTGTGCTCAATGATGCAATGGCGACAGCAGCGCTTGAGGAGTCTGTAGGCCTCTCTGGACACCTCATCGCAGTCCTGGATGTTGAGCTGCTGGAGGTCCGGGCAGACTTGGGCCAGGACCTCAATGACATGGTCAGTCACATGTAGGCAGCCCTTGAGACTCAGCTTCCTCAAGCTCTGACAATTGGTGGCCACAGACACCAATCCCTGGTCAGTCACAAGTGGACACTTCCCAACGTCCAAGGATCGCAACCTTGGGCAGCCCCGCGCTAGCGATTCCAGCGATTTGTCCGACACAAGAGGGCATCCGCGAACATTCAGATAGCGGAGTTTGTAGCAGACTTTGGCCACAGAGTACACACCCATGTCCGTCACTAGCTCGCACTTGGCCACACTGAGGTAGCGCAGGTGGTCCTCCAGCCTGGCCAGCTCTCGCAGGGCACAGTCTGTAATGTGTGGGCAGTCACTGAGGGACACCTCCTTCAGCATCAAGCACTGTGTTGTCACATATTGCACACCAATATCGGTCACTCCGACGCATCGCCGGAGGTAGAGGTTCACCAGGGCCGGGCAGTTTGTGGCGATAGTCCGCAGACCGTTATCGTCCAGCTTGGGACAGTCTGACATGTCAAGATGCCGCAAGTTTATTCGTTGCTGCAGGAAGTCGTTGGAGTCACAGGTGGCTGGCTCTACAGGAAGGTTCATGCAGTCTACTTGCTTGCAGCCTGCAATGGCAAAGAGAAaaataggaaaacaaaaaaataaacctttGGCTCACCTCCCGGGCTTGCATCTCACTGTGGCAATTAAGTGTACTAAACAAAGGAAGCAGAATTGTCTTCACTGGCTGTTAACTGTTCACAATGGTCGAACACAACGaacaaatatttctgaaattttctCCATACGTATTTTATGACAGCATCATCCCCAAACATGTatcaaaatacatacacacatatttgcatacatatatataaatatactcGTGATTCACCGGTGACTGCTTGTCTTCATGTAAAATTGACTATTGTATAATACTGGATTAACTGTCATTTCCTATTTGTCTCATATTTCGTGGAAGCACCTAATGATGAAGAGATACTTCCTTTGACCTTCGACGTCCATGTACTGTTCTTAAGCCAGCAGGAAGAAGAACAATCACAGACTGAATAATGCTGCCCTGAATATCAATTTGTCATGCTACATTAAGCTATGAATTGGGTTTGCAGGCCTTTCTCATGGCCGTGACTGAGGCAATTAACTATGGGCACTGATGTGTGCAAGAAAACACCAAAATGGATGCAACTACAATATACTCATCTCAATAAAAGTCAGTTAACTTTCATTTTGTAGGGTTTTTTCCGGTACTTTTGGTTTCAGGCACATTTCTGACTGAAGATGGCATTAAGAATTGAATACAAGTGCTAGATTTCATTTATTAAGGAAATCCACTTTTAGGGTACCTAGAAGACTGATAGTATTCCTCttatttccatttctttcttttactaCATGTTGCACTTGCTAGTTGTCATGGaagaagtaaagaaaaaaaaatatgttttagaAATGAAGGGAATTTGTTTTTGTGGAGAGAAGGCAGTTACAaagtttttatttgttgttgtcgtttttgtttgtttgtttgtttgtttttcttttgctattaacccattgaggacattttgattttgctacaacacgcatttcccatagacgctttcccgagtatacttgggactcgtcctcaatgggttaatctcTATGAATGAGATCATTATTCTTGATCTGTAATCACCATGAACCCTGGCAAGCAGGAGGTACCATGGGTTCAAATCCCAGGCTAGTACCTTCTTTTTCGCTTGGTGTTTATGAGAGTCTGTTTTATTGacaaaaaatgcaatatgcTAATGTGTATTGAAAGTTGTGATATGTTATGACATCAGTTTTGCCTTCACGCAAGAATTAAACCATTTCTTCTCCAGACCACCATGATGAGGTAAGTGATGGTTGCCACCTGTAGGAACCCCTTTCTCTTGCAGGATGCCCCTCCTGCTACACAGAGGACTGAGTCTGATGGGACTCTGTGATCAGAGCGAGATTTCTCAGCCTGTCAAACCCGCTTTATCACGTCCAACGTCCTAATGCCTTTTCCTCAGAGAATGCAATATTTAGACGATACGTGCAAATTTGGTGCTCGTTTGAATCATCAGGCTTCTCCAAGTCACGGCTGTGGACTTCTGAGGCACATGTGTAAGGATTGCAAATCACagagtataaaaacaataataactaGTGTAATCTGACTCCAATCTCTAACGCATCATATCAATCTGCAAGATTCGTTTgcatgcagacacacacacacacacactcacacacaaacaaacacgatcACAGATTACTGCCTGGTTTCTTACTACAGAGGATATAGGAATGTGTCGCCATGGGCAACCCAGAGCTAAGATATTGTCCTCACGTTTTTACATTGCCATGAAATCCAAGACAGACCCAGTTTATCCTCTACCCTTAGTTTGGGGACTGTTTTTCCTGCCCACTGGCAACAATTAAAATGGAAAGTGAAGTGTAGGTTGCCCTTTACACTATCTCCCTGTTCCCCCAGGTCATTTGGGATAATTGCAAATGGGTGGTTCCTTCACTCTGtcgttgtgtttgtttgtttgtttgttgtttgtttacagGGGACACTGATGCATTCAAATGTTGTGTCTTCATACCTCTTTCTCATGGAGAAATGAGTGATTTGTAACTGTGTAACGTGTTACTGGTTTGGCTCACTCTCAATGATAGAAAATCTGTGCATTCTTCAATGTAATCAATGAACTTGACTTTCAGCATTATTATGTACACATACTATGACCAAAAGGCTTCAAGAACAGGTCCTCTTTCTACACACATCAAAGAAGGCTTCATACACAATATGGAAAACATATGCCACAGTGTATGTACATccatgcagggaggtgagaagtttcgtctcacctccctcGTACATCTATCTGCACTGAAAGTGTGTCCACGCGTAGTCCTATCCAAATTAAAAGCATTTGGTCAACTCTGCAGCACAAGTTTAATTGAAATCACCAGGAAAATAACAGATGAAATATGATCAGATAGAAAAGGCAGTGACAGAGTTACATTAAGTAGGCTGTGTGTTGACACAGCCTGTGTGGCCATAGAAACCGAGAACTCCAAAACTCAAATAACCTTCAAGGCATTTTCTACTCATTTCATGGCTCAAAGTCCCACTGCAATTTACACTGTTGTCAAGCAAAGCCTGGACAAAGACTAATCTATAAAGCACCTCTCCAAATCTAGCTTTGTGCAAAACATTTGGGATTTTCCTCAGAGCCTCCTTACAACCTGCCCTCACTCAATCTATGAAGAAATGAAATCTGATGTGTCCTGACCCAAAACTGTTGGCAGTCTTACAACCTTGGTAATTTGGGAAAAGACTGAcgaatgacacaaaatattccCATTGACATTACACTTGAAGGGTTTCGGAAAATAATTTATCAGTGGAACCTTGAAACGTaatttctattttatttattaatttattctttTAACGCAGCAAGTATTTTTCACCACCAGGCCAGCCTCAGCTATGAAGAAGATGTATTGCAGCAATGAAAATTAGTCACACAAGGTCACGATATATCTGCATCCCATCACTAATGAAATATCATAAATTGATTCTCATGACAATTATGCTCTTCATTTGATCTCTCCGAAGTGAATAGTCTACACGATACCATGGAAGCTACAGAATATGAGATGATACAGTATttcaaaagaataaagaaaatgagaaatagaCAAAATTCTGTCAGGCATGAATCAcgatagaaatgaaaaaggatgtAGTTTACCACAAAGTTTCTCTGCTCTCATTCGCACTAACATGTCATAATTGATAAGTATACACATTATCTGAAGTAAAAATTGTGCAAACTATCTACAGTATTTGCTATTACTATCCTCTTCAAGCAGCACACCAATCAGTCTCATTTTCTATTTCctttggaaaaaaaacccccaacaacTTCTATATATGTTTCATTTatgttctctctctcctccttctGCTCTGTTCTCCATGTCTTTGCCTCTCAAAGGAAAGTCTTCTATATCCTTATCGAGCCTGCATCTTCAGTCTGTGACCTGGCCACTGTCACTACTGATCTGCTGGTATCCATAGCAACCACCATGGCTCAAGCTTGAATTATATGCTTGAATTCCACTTTATGGTACCATTTTCACAACATAAAATGCAGTCGCTGTATTCTTTTCCCAAATTCAAACTTGTGTTGTTAGTATTAAGACGGAGAGGCAGTCATTATTAAAACATGGAGTTGGCAAGCACGAGATGTTTAACccgtagctccatggtttaatTTTCCCTGGCAACCCACTGCCTCTACCAGCAGTAAATCACTCAATAGCATATATAGGTGGCATTCTCACACAGCCATCTGTCATCGTCACCACAGGCTAGTACATGCAGTAATTATCTACCCAATTTGGTGGTAGATGGTCCATTGCTATACATGGCTCATTATGATCATTCACTGTGGGACTTTTAGATTGTGGAAAACGATGAAATCGTACAGGAGGAAGCAGATCAATTTGTACACCATGAGAACCATCCTGTATCTGTGTATGCTGTGTATCTAGATATTGAAGTCTAAAACAAAGTTCTGTAAACAGCAAAACCacacattttcatgtgcatgaaaaCAATTGTGAATTTCAGGAGAAGCCaatatttgcaaaagtaaaatgtacaCGATAaagattttgtctacacaatgaaTCAAATGCCAGTgccaattcatgaaagtttcatgaaaaaaaaatgttaatcacaCCTCAATATAACACCTAATATCAAAACTCTttacaaaaattacaatgaacTTTCTTCCCATCAATCTTACAACTTAGTTTTTGCATCCTTTCCAAGCCTGACTACATTATCCATGTGTTGGTATATCTGTGTTATCTACTTCAGACATTTTGAGAGAAGAGTGTTGTACATGATTTTCACGCACAAACAATGATCTAGACATCAACATGATAACAGTGGAGATCAATGAACAAATATCTGCTTTCAGACTGGCATGCTGTGGGAATAATGTCATCAAagccactatgagatttatatTGTGAAAGAAGACACAACAACAGCCACAGATAAATATGGGAACTCAAGAGAGAGAAAGTTGAGTGccgtttgtttctctttttcttctcataCGTGACTGCCCTAAACGCTCACCCCAATAACATAATAAAGAAGCATTGTACTATAAAATGattttcataacatttgaacCATGCAGTCATTAGTCATGCATGCGGGTATGAGATGGTCTCATGACACAATTCCACGCTTTGAAGAGAATAAACCGCAACCCTCTGGAACTATCATTTATCtagaatttgattttttttctggtaTAAACATCCTGAAATTAGACATTTTCCCCTACAATGTCTGTCTTGACCCATGTGCAAGAATAATAGAGTACGGTACCGCTCAATGCTACAGTCATGATACTGACAACACCCTATGAAAATATTCCCACCATGTTTACACTGAATAGACCAACCTTGGTGGATATCGTATTATAATTGCTATTGCACAAACAGCCTTCTGCAGATAATACATTTACACagacatacaacacacacacacacacacacacacatacacacacaggatATAGAGTAACAGGTGGTAGGTGGGTTTGGAAGATAGCACAAGTGTGGTGAAAATTGTACAATATTTCAACATGTGGTCAAAACAAATTAACCCTTCCAGAACCACCATCTTACAATGCACACACCCTTGGACACGGGGAGGGTTGCCTATGGTTACGAGAGAGGTAATGTGATGATTGGTTTTTGTCCAATAAGTCTGAACAGCAGGAAACATAACATGAGCAAAGATGTTTTATCAGCTTAATCACCCATCAGGCTAAAATTCTAATTAATACTGATACTGAACTACATATCTTTGTTGCATGGCCCATAAAATAGTTTATTactttgaaataacaaaattccagCTACAACTGCAGCAATTAATCCTCAATTGATGCtgaatattattttatcatacCTAAGATAGTAATTTGATTGTGAACTGAGAATATAAGCTCActattgtatttcatgaatgcATTCTAATTTTACTCTTCAATAAGACATAATACAAACAGGTGTAATAGACAACAGTAACAAGCatgtaaagaaatatcaaaccCCAGGACTTTGTCAGTCCAACTGCATTTTATTTATGCTCTAAAACTTTTTGAGTGATAGAAATCACTATTCTGTAACTGGTAACATAGCCCAATATTaggcccat
The DNA window shown above is from Diadema setosum chromosome 14, eeDiaSeto1, whole genome shotgun sequence and carries:
- the LOC140237716 gene encoding uncharacterized protein isoform X3 encodes the protein MKSNSLKLENIPNGSVTKKPPKPTTPTSDIQTPESTTKGSITSNRSKSPTSSADLSKASSSTQSHSESNYNDNNNAEVANVVARQEHTSRHEPSRPSPFDKLVDPVITRIFSYLSTRQLCRCSRVCRRWHRLAWQPSLWTSIHLTGRRTNVDFALKVFVKRLSRETPYQPLDKVEKLILNGCQRLTDKGLVLMAHRCPKLFHVELMGCHQISNAAIFQIVSRCDGLEYLDISGCKQVDCMNLPVEPATCDSNDFLQQRINLRHLDMSDCPKLDDNGLRTIATNCPALVNLYLRRCVGVTDIGVQYVTTQCLMLKEVSLSDCPHITDCALRELARLEDHLRYLSVAKCELVTDMGVYSVAKVCYKLRYLNVRGCPLVSDKSLESLARGCPRLRSLDVGKCPLVTDQGLVSVATNCQSLRKLSLKGCLHVTDHVIEVLAQVCPDLQQLNIQDCDEVSREAYRLLKRCCRHCIIEHTNPAFY